The genomic stretch CTAATCATAGTTTTCCTCTGATGATGTAGTTCCATCCACAAAGAGTTTACTTTTAACCTTATTCATGATTTAACCAGAACATGCTTGATAAGTATCTAGTAATTTGAGCAGATTGACTAAGCTTTTTTTTCCACCATTGCAAAAAAtgaaaacatcatctgcaaaaaagagATGTGTGGGATGAATAACTTTTTTTGTCACCATTGGTTGCAATTTTCCTTTTTCCACCAAAGCTGAAATGTTTATACTGAGCACATCTTCCATAATCACAAAAAGAATTGGAGATAAGGGATCTCCCTGCCTTAGTCCTCTTTCAACATTAAAAAAGCCACAAGGACCACCATTCACAAGCACTGAAATCTTGGCTGAGTTGAACAAAGTTATTATCCAATCACACCACTCATATGAGAAGCCATATTTTTTAAAAACTTTGACCAAAAACTCCCAACTCACTGTGTCATATGCTTGAGAAATGTCAAGTTTCATACTTACATTCCCTCCTCTTTTTTTGAACTTCATCTCATTAACAAGCTCAGAAGCTAAAATAATTTGCTCATGTATGCTTCTTCCTTTGACATAAGCTACTTGTTGAGGAGATATCATCTTCTTCATTACTTCACTCATTCTGCTGGTAAtgatttttgtaaatattttaaaGATAACATTACTCAAACCAATTGGTCTGAAATGATTAGCAGTTTTTGCAGCTTGAGTCTTTGGAAGTAAGAATAAGAAACTTGAGTTCATATCTCTGGGAATAAATTTTCTTCTCCAGCAAAATTGAATAGCTGCAACAAGATCATGTTTAATTATCTCCCAACAGCTTCTATAAAAAATACCAGAAAATCCATCAGGACCAGGAGCACTGTCTGGATCCATTTCAAATATTATCCTTTTAATCGCTTCTTCCTCAGGTATCACATCAAGCAGTTTTTGATCTTCCTCATTAATAACTTTAGGAATTACTTCTAAAAGATCATCATCAACTTCCATAGGAGCATGTTCAAACTTCTTTTGAAAATGATTGACCAAATGATGAGCTATTAGATCCTAACTTGCAAGTACATTACCATCATTATCCTCAATTTCATGAATTGCATTTCTTGCAGCTCTAATCTTCATATTTGTGTGAAAGAAACTAGTATTTGCTGATCCTTCTTTAATCCACTTAACTCTAACTTTTTGTCTTAATAGATTGTTTTCTTGTACCTCTCTACTAGCATGTTCATTTTGAGCTCTAACCAAATCTTTGTAAGCATCTTCATCAAATGGATTGTTGTCAGATATTTCAATTGCAATTTTAACTTTTTCTTCAGCTTCTTTTATCTTTACTTGAACATTTCCAAAAACTTTCCAATTCCAATCATTTAACACCTTTTTAAGCTCCTTTAACTTGTGTAAGAATTGAAATGCAGGATCACCAATAATTGGTTTTTCTTAACATTCAGACACTACTTGCATAAAATTTGGATGACTAATCCACATTTTTTGAAACTTTCTAGGAGTATTTTTTGGCTTAGGTATGCTTGCACAACCACCCAGCAAAGGTGCATGATCTGAAACAATTCTCATACCCACCTTGTATCCCCAATCTCCATACAATTGCAACCATTTCTGATTAAATAAGACCATGTCTAAGTTACATAGAATCCTTCTATTTCCTTGCTGACAATTAGACCAAGAAAACTGAAGACCATTTTTTGGAGCATGAAGAAGGTTACACTGAGTTATACACTCATTGAAATCCACCATTGCAGTTCTATTAGGAAGTCTACCACCAACTTTCTCATCATGTGAAATTACTGCATTAAAATCACTAAGGATAATCCATGGCTTATTAAGATCACTTATTAACTGCATTTCAGACCATTGAAACCTTCTTTGAACCACCTTAACATGAGCATGTACTCCAGAAACCAAAACATCTCCAACACTGACTGTTATCATTTGACTAGAAACTTATATTACTTGTGGTTGAGCTATACAAAAATTATCCTAGAGATGATTATCATTCGACTGTTATCTCTAGATGACTCCAG from Papaver somniferum cultivar HN1 unplaced genomic scaffold, ASM357369v1 unplaced-scaffold_131, whole genome shotgun sequence encodes the following:
- the LOC113332476 gene encoding uncharacterized protein LOC113332476 yields the protein MITVSVGDVLVSGVHAHVKVVQRRFQWSEMQLISDLNKPWIILSDFNAVISHDEKVGGRLPNRTAMVDFNECITQCNLLHAPKNGLQFSWSNCQQGNRRILCNLDMVLFNQKWLQLYGDWGYKLKELKKVLNDWNWKVFGNVQVKIKEAEEKVKIAIEISDNNPFDEDAYKDLVRAQNEHASREVQENNLLRQKVRVKWIKEGSANTSFFHTNMKIRAARNAIHEIEDNDGNVLAS